One Silene latifolia isolate original U9 population chromosome 4, ASM4854445v1, whole genome shotgun sequence DNA segment encodes these proteins:
- the LOC141651460 gene encoding protein FAR1-RELATED SEQUENCE 5-like, with product MSENTFVVPVVPVPSPQCIDVDEVHDGNRLSLMVTPGGSEEWVRNIATEFTPTIGQTFATLDEGIQFYETYAIACGFEPRKSSTTRFRSSGDIRTKLIVCHREGFRDSKPTILPITGEEEEPMVKASNPKKTKVTRIGCKARIFFRFVIKEIDQVQVPFFVVDQFHAAHNHRLSPLKYKEFQKKYRNLALQHKQTIVDNCKVNIGPISTFRSVKEYVDGYENIGASLTEFKNFGREIKCFIGLKDAQMFVDQLENLHETQEGFYFAYDIDQNKCLFRVFWADAAARRNYALYGEAVTFDPTYSTNKYDMIFAPFTGVDHHKKSVTFGASLMSRENDQNFKWICTKFLDFFGDSSRRASRFLEVEDSIFNKTYTVAFNPSTFDATCSCKLFERKGYICKHIIWILSGKGIKRYPISIFSRWTKNTKKMPLYDAHGQLLDDFTLSDVTKLDFYMLSEFYSTLTLLKSLPENHINELTSLLKTFRQNFKSGAEKLTKHQELEMLLGVKSSSRGPYTTSPFNQKTRVLARG from the exons AAAATACTTTTGTTGTCCCTGTGGTACCTGTTCCTTCTCCACAATGCATAGACGTTGATGAGGTGCATGATGGGAATCGTCTTTCTTTGATGGTGACGCCTGGAGGTTCTGAAGAGTGGGTCAGAAATATTGCAACTGAATTTACACCTACAATAGGACAAACTTTTGCTACGTTAGACGAGGGTATACAGTTTTATGAGACTTATGCAATAGCATGTGGTTTTGAACCAAGGAAATCTTCAACGACAAGGTTTCGTAGTAGTGGAGATATTAGGACAAAATTGATTGTGTGTCACCGGGAAGGATTTAGGGATTCTAAGCCGACAATATTACCCATTACTGGTGAGGAGGAGGAGCCAATGGTCAAGGCCTCTAATCCGAAGAAGACTAAGGTTACTAGGATTGGTTGTAAAGCTAGGATTTTCTTTAGATTTGTTATTAAAGAAATTgaccaagttcaagtgccattcTTTGTTGTTGATCAGTTTCATGCTGCCCATAACCACCGTCTCTCTCCACTCAAGTATAAAGAATTTCAGAAAAAATATAGGAACCTTGCTTTGCAACATAAACAAACCATCGTTGATAATTGCAAGGTCAATATTGGCCCAATCTCTACTTTCAGGTCCGTCAAGGAATATGTTGATGGCTATGAAAATATTGGAGCTTCTTTGACTGAGTTTAAGAATTTTGGAAGGGAAATCAAGTGTTTTATAGGTCTTAAGGATGCTCAAATGTTTGTAGACCAGTTGGAAAACCTTCATGAAACCCAGGAAGGTTTTTATTTTGCCTATGATATTGATCAGAATAAGTGTTTGTTTCGTGTATTTTGGGCTGATGCAGCAGCACGTCGTAATTACGCTCTATACGGTGAGGCGGTGACTTTTGACCCAACCTATTCAACTAATAAGTACGACATGATCTTTGCTCCCTTTACTGGTGTTGATCATCACAAGAAGTCCGTCACTTTTGGCGCTTCGCTTATGTCTAGGGAGAATGACCAGAATTTTAAATGGATTTGCACAAAATTTTTAGATT TCTTTGGTGATTCTTCAAGGAGGGCGTCAAGGTTCCTAGAAGTTGAAGATTCTATCTTCAATAAGACTTACACTGTCGCATTTAATCCTTCAACATTTGATGCAACATGTTCCTGCAAGCTGTTTGAGAGGAAGGGCTACATATGTAAACACATCATCTGGATTTTATCGGGTAAAGGGATAAAAAGATACCCGATAAGTATCTTCTCGAGGTGGACAAAGAACACTAAAAAAATGCCCTTGTATGATGCTCATGGTCAATTGTTGGATGATTTTACTTTGTCGGATGTCACTAAGCTTGATTTCTACATGCTGTCTGAATTCTACTCAACATTAACACTGCTCAAATCTCTGCCTGAAAATCACATAAATGAACTGACTTCATTACTGAAGACATTTAGACAAAATTTCAAGTCTGGtgctgaaaaattgactaaacacCAAGAGTTGGAGATGCTCCTTGGGGTTAAGTCTTCATCTCGAGGTCCGTATACTACCTCCCCGTTCAATCAAAAAACAAGGGTACTGGCAAGAGGTTGA